The Pseudanabaena sp. ABRG5-3 genome includes the window CTGAGAGTGAAATAGTAACCAAACCAATTGCTGATACAAATAACTTAGTGTTACTCATGACTATTAATTCCTTTGCTTATTTTATAGAAACCTTAAATTAGAAAGTTTTAGCTATGTTTTGAGAGTATGTCTCTAATTTCCTTGTAATTCTCTAATATCCTGCATCTTAAGCAATAACTTATATTTGCATGGTATTGCTAGATATAATTCACACAAAAATATTAGATTAAAGCTAAACAAATCATAAATTAGGTTTTATTTGAATAAGCACGAATATAGCACTGCCTAATTTAAATCTCTTATCTGCAAAGTAATACAAAAGTTATATAAAAGTTATATTTGTTAGTTATTAAACCAATTTAAAGATCTGTAACATAGATACTTAAAGGACTTTGACGAATAATTGCTTGAGATGATTCTTCAGTTTGTTTTGGGATCAACGCACCCAAAAAGATAATATAAATATCGCTAAAGTGATTTTACAAAAGCTTTTGTCCTTTCAGATACCACGATGATGACCCTGCTTTACTTGTGGGAATAAATGATTTATGAAAATTTGTTGCGTTGATGCATATTCTCATAAATCATTTAAAACCGCTTAAAAAACTAAGTTAGATGTTGAATTAATGCTTGACGCATGATTTGAATGGGAACTGGTTGATCAAGCCACCATTCAAGGGCGATCACTCCCTGATTAATTAGCATTTCTAAACCATCGATCGCTTTTAGCCCTCTTGCCTCAGCGATTTGTAAAAACTTGGTGGGGCGAGGAGTATAAATCAGGTCATAGGCGATCGCATGGTTAGGTAAGATTGCCATTTCTGCTTCGGAAATTGGTGTATGCGGATCATGAGCCATCCCGATAGGCGTAGCGTTGATCACGATGCCTGCTACTTCTAGTAAATGGGGAAGAGATGCCCAAGGATGTACCCGCAGATTGTAATCGCGGAGTTGACTGGTCATTGTGCCGTGAAATTTTTTGAGCTTTTTAGGATCGCGTCCTAACACATGGATTACGGGGCAACCAAGTTCTAAACAAGCTGCCACGACTGCCTTCGCTGCACCACCACTACCAAGGATCACGGCGGGCATTTGTGACCAATCACAGTTAATTTGCTTAAGAGGTTCTAGGAAACCAGCCACATCGGTATTTGTACCAACCCAGCGATCGCCAATCCGCTTAACTGTATTGACTGCGCCAACGGATTGGGCGATCGGTAAGACTTCATCGAGCAAGGGGATTACTTCAACCTTGTGGGGAATTGTGAGGTTAAATCCTTGGACTGATTGAATTGCTTTTAGTCCTGCGATCGCTGCGGGCAGATCATCAACGGGGATCGGGAACGGTACATATACATAATCCAGTCCCATTGATGCGATCGCTGCATTGTGCATTACAGGTGAAAGACTGTGGCTGACGGGAAACCCCATCACTCCTAAAATTTTGGTTGTCCCTAAGACGCTCCCGATCATAGTCACTTACCTTGTAGCCTAATGGTAGTTACAAAACTATGACACAAATGTTTCGCCTAAAGACTAAGCCATATCGCGATCCCCGTGAAAATGGCTGACTATCCTCTATTGAGTTTTCTGTATTTGCTTGCGAACCAATGGGAATATCTGCCAAGATAAAAAAGATATATCGTTTGCCTTATTAAGGGAAGATTTGCGTGACTGTTGCTGCTTCTGTTTCTTCGCCTGATGTTCAGCGTTCTACTGATTCGGGAATCTATATTACGATTCACGGTCACTTTTACCAGCCTCCGCGTGAAAATCCTTACCTCAATGCGATCGAGCGGCAAGAAAGCGCGGCTCCCTTTCATGACTGGAATGCGCGGATTCACCATGAGTGCTATCGTCCCAATGCATTCTCACGGATCGAGCGTCATGATGGCAAAATCGTCAAGATTGTCAATAACTACGAGTACATGAGTTTCAACATGGGACCAACTCTGCTCTCATGGATGGAATTTCACGATCGCGATACCTATCAAGCGATTCTCGATGCTGATAAACGCAGTGCCGATCGCCTTAATGGTCATGGCAATGCGATCGCGCAGGTATATAACCACATCATTTTGCCCCTAGCTAATTGGCGCGACAAGTTGACGCAAATTCGTTGGGGTAAAGCGGATTTTAAATCTCGATTTGGGCGTGATCCCGAAGGAATGTGGTTAGCGGAAACAGCCGTTGATTATGAGACTCTTGAAGCTTTAGTTCTAGAGGGGATTAAGTTTATTGTGCTTGCTCCATCGCAGGCTCAGCGATGTCGTCCCATGCCCACCAAAGACAATCCCAATCCTGCATGGGAAGAGGTTGGTGGAGCGCAGATTGATCCTAATCGTCCCTACCGTTGCTACTTACGCCGCCATAACAATACTAAGGGGAATGTATCGGAACTTGGACAGTTCCATTTACCCCCCGATACCGATGCTTATATCGATGTATTTTTCTATGATGGACCAATTTCACGCGACATGGGTTTTGGGGATCTCTTAGGCAGTTCCCACAATTTTGCTAAACGTCTCAGCCAAGCTGTCAGAAATGATAACCGTCCGCATCAAATGGTTTCCGTGGCAACTGATGGCGAAACCTTCGGACATCACAAGCATTTCACTGAGAAGACTCTCTCCTATGCCTTTGTGGAGGAATTCCCTAAGCGCGGCTGGACAGTGACCAATTACGCCCATTATTTGAGTCTATTCCAGCCCACCTACGAAGCAGAACTGAAATCTGTCACGGCTTGGAGTTGCGCCCACGGAGTCGATCGCTGGCAGGGTGGATGCACCTGTGGCGGCGAAGGATCAGGCTATCAGCAACTTTGGCGGCGACCTCTGCGCGAAAGTCTGAACTGGCTACGCGATCGCCTTGCGACGGTTTATGTGGATATCGGACGCAAGTATTTTAATGATCCTTGGGAAGCCCGCGATCGCTATATCGAAGTATTGCAATATTCATTGCGCGATAACATTCCTGATCTTTCGCCAATTTTAGAAAAGTTCTTTGAGCAGCAATGTGGTAACAAGGTAACTTCCTCGGCACAGAGAATTGACGCTCTGCGCCTGTTGGAAATGCAACGTCATGCCCTGTTGATGTTTACCAGTTGCGGTTGGTTCTTTGAGGAATTGTCGCGTCCTGAAACCGTGCAGATTTTACGCTATGCCGCTAGAGCGATCGAGCTAGCCGCCGATGTGGCTGGAGTTTTGCTAGAGGATGAATTTATTCATCGCATGGCAAAGGCTCCCAGTAATCTTGCTGAATTTAAAGATGGCGAAGGCGTTTATCGCAAACAGGTAATTACCAATCGCATTAGCCTCGCGCAGGTTGCGGCTCAATATGCCCTTAGTTCGACTCTTGGAAATTATGGGCGATCGCAACAAATCTATTGCTACCAAATCCAACAGCAGGATTATCAACTGCAAAGGATTGGTTCGATGTCCTTAGCGATCGGGCAGATTCACTTAACTTCGCGGATTACCCAAGAGTCGGTTAGTTATATTTTTGCAGTGCTGCATCTGGGCGGCGATGACTTCCATTGCTGCATTCAGCCCTTCACGGGACGACGCGAATATGAAGAGATTAAGGCAACTCTCTTTAAAACCCTCAAACAAGCGAATACTGCGGCAGTGATCTTGGCGATGGCAAGTACATTTAGCGGTGAGCAGTTTAGTCTGCATCATCTATTTGCGGAGGAACGCCATCGGATTCTGCAAATGCTTGCTGATGAGACATTGACCCGACTTGATCAGCTATATGAGCAAGTCTATCGCGATAATTACGGAATATTAATTTCCTTCCGTCGTGACGATCTGCCTGTGCCACCTGAGCTGCAAGTAGCTGCTGATATCGTTCTCAACAATCGTCTTACTGAGGAACTGAAGAAACTGGAAACAGGAACATCATTACCGAATGTGGGACTAGATGCGGTGGCGATCGAGGCAATTAATCTCGGCTGTAAGTTTACCCATGTAGAAGATGCCAAGATTCTCGAAAAATATATTTTGAGACAGATTCAGGAACTCTCTAAGATTCAGGATCTCCATGAGAAGGGCTTATTTGATCGCCTCAATCAAATTGAGGAAGCCCTAGCGATTAGCGATCGCCTGAATCTAAAACTCAATCTCAATCTCTCACAGGAAGCCTTTCTGAATTATCTATTCAAAAGGATTGCACCCCAATGTGTTCTCGCTAGACAGATTCTCGATTTAGAATCCGTTGAAAAACAACCAATTCACATTGAGATTAATCTCTGTGAAGGTATTTCTAATTTAGAGCTACATCAGTTAATTAATACCGCTAGTAAACTAGGAATTGCCACAGAAGCATGGCTTCACGCTTGATCTAACTGAACGCAGACGTTTTTTGAGAGAGGGTTTGCGTAACAAACCCTCTCTCAAAAAACAAAAGTAAAAGCCTTGCTAAGCAAGGCTTTTACTTTTGGGCTTAAAATTTGCCAGCTTAACCCGAACTGACGTTAACTGACGAGATGCAGCGCAAAACACTGCGTCTCGGCTTTGGGGCTTATAACAGTTTTCTTCGACACAGTAACGTGATATGAAGGATAATCGGATTTTATAACGTTTACAAATTCATGTCTGTTCGAGTTCGTATTGCACCAAGTCCAACGGGTAACTTACACATAGGCACTGCCCGCACGGCTGTATTTAATTGGCTGTATGCCCGTCATAACGAGGGGACATTTATCCTCAGAATCGAAGATACCGATCGCGAAAGATCTAAGGATGAGTACACCCAAAATATTCTGGAGGGCTTGGCTTGGCTTGGGATCAATTTTGACGAAGGGCCATTTTTTCAAACCCAACGTAGCGATCGCTATATTGCGTCAGTGCAAAAACTCCTCGCTGAAAAGAAAGCCTACTTTTGCTACTGCACTGAAGCTGAGTTAGAGGCAATGCGTGAAGCCCAAAAAGCCAATAAACAAGCCCCTCGCTACGACAATCGCCATCGCCATCTTACCGATGAACAACGTCAAGCCTTTGAAGCCGAGGGTCGTCGTCCTGTAGTTCGCTTCATCATCGAAGAACCACGCACGATCGCATGGAATGACCTAGTACGCGGCACGGTGTCTTGGAGTAGCAGTGACCTCGGTGGTGATATGGTCATTGCCCGTGTCGATGAGCAAGGCAATATTGGCTTACCTCTGTATAACTTTGCGGTGGTTGTAGATGATATTGACATGCAGATCACCCAAGTTATTCGTGGTGAAGATCATATTGCAAATACTGCTAAGCAAATTCTGATTTATGAAGCTTTAGGTGCAACCCCTCCTCAGTTTGGTCATACACCATTAATCCTCAATCAGCAGGGTGCAAAAATTTCTAAACGGGATGGCGCAACTTCTGTTTGGGAATTTCGGAATATGGGCTATATTCCTGAAGCCTTTAATAACTACATGGTGCTCTTGGGATGGTCGCCTAGCGATGGCAAAGAGTTATTCACATTGCAAGAAGCTTCGCAAATCTTTAGTTTTGATCGCGTCAATAAGGCAGGGGCAAAATTTGATTGGGATAAATTGAATTGGATTAATAGCCAATATCTACATTCTTTGCCGATTGAAGATGTTTGCGATCGCCTTACTCCCTTTCTCAAAGAAGCTGGCTATGATCTAGAATCCGTTGATCGTCAATGGTTGCTGGACTTGACCAAATTGATTGCGCCAAGTTTAACTCTATTGACTGATGCCGCTACGATTAGCAAGTTCTTCTTCACCGAATTTGAGGACTACACCGAAGAGGCAAAGGCAACTCTGCAAGGTGAGTCGATTTCAGGTATTATCACAGCACTAATTGATGCTCTTAAGGAAACTGCGGAACTAGATGTTGATAGTGCAGGCGAAGTCCTGAAAAAAGTCATGAAGTCTCAGGGTGTGAAAAAAGGTGCAGTGATGAAGCCATTACGGGCTGCTCTCACAGGCGATCTGCATGGACCTGAAATCCTCCCAACCTTTGTTCTGCTCCACCGCAAAGGTTTAGCCTTATCTCGCTTACAAAGAGCCTTAACTGCATAAAACAAGAAGAGGATAGCGGCGCTAAGCGCCGCTATCCTCTTCCTTACTGCTAGAGCGCCAATGTTCTAGGTGGATTTTGGCTTTTGTATTTCCGCTAGGACATAACCAATCACAATACCCGTAAAACTTGCAACCAAATCACCAATATCAAAAGTGCGATTGGGAGAAAGCGACTGGCACAATTCTTCAACAACAGTAAAGACCACAAATAATATTGGAAACAAAGGTAGTGACCAGTTCCAAAATTTGATGGTACGCCTATTTCCAGCCAGTTGTCCTAAAAAAGTCGCTAACCCATAGAGAAATACATGACCTGCTTTATCATTCTTGGTTAGATATTCTGGTAGAGCATGGTTATAGGCAAGCACGATGATCAATGTAAATACAATCAAGTAAATTACAGCTAGAATTTTCCAGACTAACTTTTGAGATTTCATGGTGGAGATTTGGGAAAAGGGAAGATAGGAGCCTGCTAACTTATGGAATTAGCGATCGCTTATATAGTTCCCAATTAGTTTAAGCAACTGTAAAACTTGAGTCATCTCTTTCGCAAAAAACAAAAGAATAGCGACATTTCGTGTTGCCATTTCTTTGTTAGATTCTAACCAATTCTGAGCCATTAATAGATTTACGCACATGGATTTGGGTGGGCAATCGCTCGGCTAAGGATTGGATATGAGTAATTACACCGATTAAGCGATCCTGTTGGCGTAAGGATTCGAGAATTTGGGTGACGCTTTCGAGGGTTTCACTGTCGAGCGTGCCGAAACCTTCATCAAGGAAGAGGCTACCCAGTTCGATACCCATTGATAATTTTTCCGATAGAGCCAGTGCCATTGACAGGGAAGCCGCAAAGGTTTCACCACCTGAGAGGGTGCGTACACGCCGCTTTTCGCCACCATTCCAATTATCCGCTACCCAATAATCACCACTTTCTATTTGGAGAATGTAGCGATCTTCTGAAAGCTGTTGTAACAGAACTGAAGCACGGTTAGCGAGTTCCTGTTGCAGACTATCGAGAATATATTCCTGAAAGCGATTGGATTGCAAGTCTTGGGCGAGGGTATGATAGGTTTGCTCTTGCGCCTGTAAAGCAGATTTACGCTCTTCAAGTTCCTGTGATTCTTGGCGTTTTTGGTGGGCTTGCTCTAGCCATGCTTTGATGGAGGCGCGATTTTCGCTAGCTAGCT containing:
- a CDS encoding shikimate dehydrogenase — its product is MIGSVLGTTKILGVMGFPVSHSLSPVMHNAAIASMGLDYVYVPFPIPVDDLPAAIAGLKAIQSVQGFNLTIPHKVEVIPLLDEVLPIAQSVGAVNTVKRIGDRWVGTNTDVAGFLEPLKQINCDWSQMPAVILGSGGAAKAVVAACLELGCPVIHVLGRDPKKLKKFHGTMTSQLRDYNLRVHPWASLPHLLEVAGIVINATPIGMAHDPHTPISEAEMAILPNHAIAYDLIYTPRPTKFLQIAEARGLKAIDGLEMLINQGVIALEWWLDQPVPIQIMRQALIQHLT
- the gltX gene encoding glutamate--tRNA ligase, which encodes MSVRVRIAPSPTGNLHIGTARTAVFNWLYARHNEGTFILRIEDTDRERSKDEYTQNILEGLAWLGINFDEGPFFQTQRSDRYIASVQKLLAEKKAYFCYCTEAELEAMREAQKANKQAPRYDNRHRHLTDEQRQAFEAEGRRPVVRFIIEEPRTIAWNDLVRGTVSWSSSDLGGDMVIARVDEQGNIGLPLYNFAVVVDDIDMQITQVIRGEDHIANTAKQILIYEALGATPPQFGHTPLILNQQGAKISKRDGATSVWEFRNMGYIPEAFNNYMVLLGWSPSDGKELFTLQEASQIFSFDRVNKAGAKFDWDKLNWINSQYLHSLPIEDVCDRLTPFLKEAGYDLESVDRQWLLDLTKLIAPSLTLLTDAATISKFFFTEFEDYTEEAKATLQGESISGIITALIDALKETAELDVDSAGEVLKKVMKSQGVKKGAVMKPLRAALTGDLHGPEILPTFVLLHRKGLALSRLQRALTA
- a CDS encoding DUF3536 domain-containing protein: MTVAASVSSPDVQRSTDSGIYITIHGHFYQPPRENPYLNAIERQESAAPFHDWNARIHHECYRPNAFSRIERHDGKIVKIVNNYEYMSFNMGPTLLSWMEFHDRDTYQAILDADKRSADRLNGHGNAIAQVYNHIILPLANWRDKLTQIRWGKADFKSRFGRDPEGMWLAETAVDYETLEALVLEGIKFIVLAPSQAQRCRPMPTKDNPNPAWEEVGGAQIDPNRPYRCYLRRHNNTKGNVSELGQFHLPPDTDAYIDVFFYDGPISRDMGFGDLLGSSHNFAKRLSQAVRNDNRPHQMVSVATDGETFGHHKHFTEKTLSYAFVEEFPKRGWTVTNYAHYLSLFQPTYEAELKSVTAWSCAHGVDRWQGGCTCGGEGSGYQQLWRRPLRESLNWLRDRLATVYVDIGRKYFNDPWEARDRYIEVLQYSLRDNIPDLSPILEKFFEQQCGNKVTSSAQRIDALRLLEMQRHALLMFTSCGWFFEELSRPETVQILRYAARAIELAADVAGVLLEDEFIHRMAKAPSNLAEFKDGEGVYRKQVITNRISLAQVAAQYALSSTLGNYGRSQQIYCYQIQQQDYQLQRIGSMSLAIGQIHLTSRITQESVSYIFAVLHLGGDDFHCCIQPFTGRREYEEIKATLFKTLKQANTAAVILAMASTFSGEQFSLHHLFAEERHRILQMLADETLTRLDQLYEQVYRDNYGILISFRRDDLPVPPELQVAADIVLNNRLTEELKKLETGTSLPNVGLDAVAIEAINLGCKFTHVEDAKILEKYILRQIQELSKIQDLHEKGLFDRLNQIEEALAISDRLNLKLNLNLSQEAFLNYLFKRIAPQCVLARQILDLESVEKQPIHIEINLCEGISNLELHQLINTASKLGIATEAWLHA
- a CDS encoding VanZ family protein; the protein is MKSQKLVWKILAVIYLIVFTLIIVLAYNHALPEYLTKNDKAGHVFLYGLATFLGQLAGNRRTIKFWNWSLPLFPILFVVFTVVEELCQSLSPNRTFDIGDLVASFTGIVIGYVLAEIQKPKST